In Alteromonas naphthalenivorans, one DNA window encodes the following:
- a CDS encoding purine-cytosine permease family protein, which yields MKTDSSNGDIAQIGDEQLPVAKHQLKGWKHFMGLYAGEHVAATEFVFGATFVALGATMTDILFGLLIGNILAVLSWTLITTPIAVDTRLSLYTYLHKIAGDSMTKLYNWANVIIFTVISAAMITVSATAVRFALNIPAQLDWYPTNLAFVGVVAAVGVIVVFVAMYGFNAVSDFSRICAPWLFTMFVCGPLVLMPALADAVIGQTFLTSWADFMHIGSVSVWTGLTPSGEQGIGLLEVIGFSWAANTITHFGLIDMAMLRFAKRKVYGLTTSAGMLFGHYVAWISAGIMGAGTAIIVQKSITELDPGDVAFHALGLSGLVIVIVAGWTTANANLYRAGLAAQAIFKDKSRIKTTATVGMVTVVIACFPFVFTKLLPLLTYAGLLVVPVGGIVFAEHVIFPRIGYTRYWAHFQNLTHSTPAVATWGLGLVFGFGLNALDVISFYYLFIPTWIFTIIVYTLLAAKYGAKRQYVEEKAEMDAFDKEVEIQQERQGAEIPTPAIDTSMLSKLLKVVSWGSLLVTTLLAINAFSLSPDVANYESNREMFFNLAFVCTIIYFTTAYWSMRRHKALAK from the coding sequence ATGAAAACAGATTCAAGCAATGGCGACATTGCACAGATAGGTGACGAGCAACTCCCAGTTGCAAAACACCAATTGAAGGGCTGGAAGCACTTCATGGGACTTTATGCTGGTGAGCACGTTGCAGCCACCGAGTTTGTGTTTGGTGCTACCTTTGTTGCCTTAGGCGCAACCATGACCGACATTCTGTTTGGTTTACTTATCGGTAATATATTAGCGGTACTTAGTTGGACGCTAATCACTACGCCCATCGCCGTAGATACACGCCTAAGTTTATATACTTACTTGCATAAAATTGCGGGTGATTCGATGACCAAGCTCTATAACTGGGCCAACGTCATCATATTTACCGTTATATCTGCCGCAATGATAACCGTATCTGCTACGGCGGTCAGGTTCGCATTGAATATTCCCGCCCAACTTGATTGGTATCCAACGAACCTGGCGTTTGTAGGTGTTGTTGCAGCGGTTGGCGTCATCGTGGTGTTTGTCGCCATGTACGGCTTCAATGCGGTGTCTGATTTTTCTCGTATTTGCGCACCTTGGTTATTCACTATGTTTGTGTGTGGTCCATTAGTGCTAATGCCAGCATTGGCTGATGCAGTAATTGGTCAAACATTCTTAACAAGTTGGGCTGACTTCATGCACATAGGATCTGTGTCGGTATGGACTGGTTTAACCCCCTCTGGTGAACAGGGTATTGGCTTACTCGAAGTTATTGGCTTCTCTTGGGCAGCAAATACAATCACCCATTTTGGTTTGATTGATATGGCTATGCTTCGTTTTGCTAAACGTAAAGTTTACGGCCTTACTACTTCTGCTGGTATGCTTTTCGGTCACTATGTGGCATGGATTTCTGCAGGTATTATGGGGGCAGGTACTGCTATTATCGTCCAAAAATCTATTACAGAATTAGACCCAGGTGATGTCGCCTTCCACGCATTAGGTCTATCAGGGTTGGTCATTGTTATTGTTGCTGGTTGGACAACCGCGAATGCTAACTTGTACCGCGCGGGCTTAGCAGCTCAAGCTATTTTTAAAGATAAATCTCGAATTAAAACCACCGCCACAGTAGGCATGGTTACCGTTGTTATCGCGTGTTTCCCATTCGTATTTACTAAACTGCTTCCCTTATTAACCTATGCTGGATTATTAGTAGTTCCTGTTGGCGGTATTGTATTCGCTGAACACGTCATCTTCCCGCGTATTGGTTACACTCGTTATTGGGCACATTTCCAAAACTTAACCCACAGCACACCTGCAGTAGCGACCTGGGGATTAGGGCTTGTATTTGGATTTGGTCTTAATGCATTGGATGTTATTTCATTCTATTACCTGTTTATTCCAACGTGGATATTCACCATTATTGTTTACACCTTGTTGGCCGCAAAGTATGGTGCAAAGCGTCAATACGTTGAAGAAAAAGCAGAAATGGATGCTTTCGATAAAGAAGTTGAAATTCAGCAGGAGCGTCAAGGCGCTGAGATTCCAACACCTGCAATAGACACGTCAATGTTATCGAAATTACTAAAAGTTGTGTCTTGGGGTAGCTTATTGGTGACGACGTTATTAGCCATTAATGCCTTCTCGTTAAGCCCAGATGTAGCCAATTACGAAAGTAACAGAGAGATGTTCTTTAACTTGGCTTTCGTATGCACAATTATTTACTTTACTACTGCTTACTGGTCAATGCGTCGCCACAAAGCACTTGCGAAATAG
- a CDS encoding DUF3718 domain-containing protein — MLKIVKTSLVIAATLGVSGMAQANVNEALANICTIVQADDKGELRKKMRSVESDYRLKLKDYYSGVSCSGNSLIRTAMLSNAVEAGSLLVKKMPKSDLSAPETDGKTLQAWVAENGLEGNEIATVLSGRL, encoded by the coding sequence ATGTTGAAAATCGTTAAAACTTCGCTAGTTATCGCAGCAACTCTGGGTGTATCTGGCATGGCGCAAGCCAACGTAAACGAAGCATTAGCAAACATTTGTACTATCGTACAAGCAGATGATAAAGGTGAGCTACGCAAGAAAATGCGTTCTGTAGAATCAGATTATCGCCTTAAACTAAAAGATTATTATTCGGGTGTTAGCTGTAGCGGCAACAGCCTGATACGTACAGCAATGCTGAGCAACGCTGTAGAAGCAGGTTCACTGCTAGTTAAAAAGATGCCAAAGAGTGATTTATCAGCACCAGAAACAGACGGTAAGACGTTGCAAGCATGGGTTGCTGAGAATGGTTTGGAAGGTAACGAAATTGCCACAGTCTTGAGCGGAAGATTATAA
- a CDS encoding sugar-binding transcriptional regulator translates to MSKKQQLENQRLDEAARAGWLYYVGGKTQDEIAKRLNTSRQSAQRLVALAMSEGLVKVRLEHPIARCMELAETIQQRFGLQFCEVVPSVVGDENSTLGLGQAGASAIERSLKSDSPQTIAFGTGRVLRACADELALMNCPQHKIVSLVGNIANNGEATRYDVAVHIADRVKAQHYPMPLPVIAGSEIEREQLHQQAHIARIHKLARQADITFVGIGNLGNTSPLHVDGFINDNETQSLSSMGATGEVIGWVYNREGAIVDCEVNRRVTSSKLTLASDKPVVGIAAGMNKKDAILGALRSKLINSLITNETTAQALLNS, encoded by the coding sequence ATGAGTAAAAAACAACAACTAGAAAATCAACGTCTCGACGAAGCCGCTCGTGCTGGCTGGCTTTATTATGTAGGCGGTAAGACACAAGACGAAATTGCGAAACGTTTAAATACTTCTCGACAAAGTGCCCAGCGCTTAGTGGCGCTGGCCATGTCTGAAGGGCTCGTGAAGGTGCGACTCGAGCACCCTATTGCCCGTTGCATGGAGTTAGCTGAAACTATTCAACAGCGCTTCGGTTTGCAATTTTGTGAAGTCGTGCCCTCTGTGGTTGGCGACGAAAACTCTACCTTAGGCTTGGGGCAAGCAGGAGCCAGTGCCATAGAGCGCTCGCTTAAATCTGACTCACCACAAACAATTGCATTTGGTACTGGCCGCGTTTTACGCGCGTGTGCTGACGAACTAGCATTAATGAACTGCCCGCAGCACAAAATTGTGTCTTTGGTAGGGAATATTGCCAACAATGGTGAAGCCACCCGCTATGATGTTGCAGTACACATTGCCGATAGAGTAAAGGCCCAACATTACCCCATGCCACTGCCTGTTATTGCGGGTTCTGAAATTGAACGCGAGCAACTGCATCAACAAGCTCACATTGCGCGAATTCACAAACTGGCTCGACAAGCAGACATTACTTTTGTAGGCATTGGTAATTTAGGCAACACATCGCCACTGCATGTTGATGGCTTCATTAACGATAACGAAACGCAAAGCTTGTCGTCTATGGGGGCCACTGGAGAGGTCATCGGATGGGTTTACAATCGTGAAGGCGCTATTGTGGATTGCGAAGTAAATCGAAGAGTAACCAGTAGCAAATTAACCCTAGCGTCTGATAAGCCAGTTGTGGGTATTGCGGCAGGTATGAATAAGAAAGACGCTATTTTAGGCGCGTTGCGATCTAAACTTATCAATTCACTCATTACCAATGAAACCACTGCCCAAGCCTTACTCAATAGCTAA
- a CDS encoding DUF3718 domain-containing protein, with protein MLKIVKTSLVIAASTLAFSNAAQADVNEALANICTIVQADDKGELRKKMRRVQSDFKLKLHDYYSGISCNGNSLIRTAIVNNAVDVGTLLVKKMPSRELQNPEADGKTLQAWIAEQGLQSSPISSELNERI; from the coding sequence ATGTTGAAAATTGTTAAAACTTCTTTAGTTATCGCAGCATCTACTCTAGCTTTCTCTAACGCAGCACAAGCCGATGTAAACGAAGCGCTAGCCAACATCTGTACTATCGTTCAAGCAGACGATAAAGGCGAATTACGTAAAAAGATGCGTCGTGTACAATCAGATTTCAAATTAAAATTACATGATTACTACTCAGGTATTTCGTGTAACGGCAACAGCCTAATCCGTACTGCTATCGTAAACAACGCGGTAGATGTAGGTACACTTTTGGTTAAGAAAATGCCAAGTCGTGAACTACAAAACCCAGAAGCAGACGGTAAAACACTTCAAGCGTGGATTGCTGAGCAAGGTCTTCAATCAAGCCCTATCTCTAGCGAGCTTAACGAACGTATCTAG
- a CDS encoding HAD family hydrolase → MTIESSLVIFDCDGVLIDSEMLSMQSWQRLLETYGVSINAEYFISKFLGKSMQHVEQQIHHDFGLTVTTQIKDEFHILLKRSFAKNLMPTLGIESLLSRLTVPYCLATSSSPERTEYALSCTGLSQYFTGNIFTRSLVKNGKPAPDLFLYAAEKMGVAPKQCIVIEDSPAGIEAGIAANMQVIHYTGGSHLKDMPTNHTTTISHWDNFIQAYPKLVSD, encoded by the coding sequence ATGACAATTGAAAGCAGCCTTGTCATTTTCGACTGTGATGGCGTGTTAATTGATAGTGAAATGTTGTCGATGCAAAGCTGGCAGCGCTTACTTGAGACTTATGGAGTGTCGATTAACGCGGAATATTTTATCAGCAAATTTCTTGGCAAAAGTATGCAACATGTTGAACAACAAATTCATCATGATTTTGGCCTGACTGTCACCACTCAAATTAAAGATGAATTTCATATTTTGCTGAAGCGAAGCTTTGCTAAAAATTTGATGCCTACGCTGGGCATTGAAAGCCTACTATCTAGGCTAACGGTTCCCTATTGTCTTGCTACTAGCAGTTCGCCCGAGCGCACAGAGTACGCCTTATCTTGTACTGGTTTAAGCCAGTATTTCACTGGCAATATATTTACACGCTCTTTAGTAAAAAATGGGAAGCCAGCCCCCGATCTTTTTTTATACGCGGCTGAAAAAATGGGTGTTGCGCCTAAACAATGTATTGTTATTGAAGACTCCCCTGCGGGCATTGAGGCTGGTATTGCCGCAAACATGCAGGTTATTCATTACACGGGGGGGAGTCATTTAAAGGATATGCCAACAAACCACACGACAACCATTTCCCATTGGGATAACTTTATACAAGCCTACCCTAAGTTGGTATCTGATTGA
- a CDS encoding mannitol dehydrogenase family protein, translating into MQPATNMRLNRTALSSLDESIAVPQYDVSRVEAGIVHVGVGGFHRAHEAMYVDAYMNVTGDTSWGICGVGLREADRHMQSLLKEQDYLYTLVEKHANGERKARVIGALTDFLIAGDSPIAIIDKMASEAIKIVSLTITEGGYNFDPTTGEFIAQNPDVQHDLANPESPKLVFGYLTAALKKRKEMGIAPFTVMSCDNIQHNGDVLKAMLLSYVRLADTDFANWVEENVSFPNSMVDRITPATTDEDKAALVESGIEDSWPVVCEPFDQWIIADKFCNERPAFEDVGAQFVDNVAPYEKLKLRMLNAGHSVLGLTGSLAGLDTIHESVAQTELRSLLATFMVDEVMPTLDPVAGIDVHDYKNILLARFANPYIKDSLSRICLESSAKIPVFLLPTIRENLANGGKVDISALILAAWSFYSDKRTSQKGTPLVIQDQLADELHNAASRYQDDALSFLKVTSVFGDLSDEAGFTPVYQGYLSRIYSGESILEIAKSLTSAPNEPALV; encoded by the coding sequence ATGCAACCAGCAACTAATATGCGTTTGAACCGTACTGCGTTATCTTCTCTTGATGAGAGCATCGCTGTACCTCAGTACGATGTATCTCGTGTAGAAGCCGGTATTGTTCATGTTGGCGTGGGCGGCTTCCACCGTGCCCACGAAGCCATGTACGTAGATGCGTATATGAACGTAACAGGTGACACTTCATGGGGTATATGTGGGGTAGGGCTGCGTGAAGCTGACCGTCATATGCAATCACTTTTAAAAGAGCAAGACTACCTTTATACATTGGTAGAAAAGCACGCAAATGGTGAACGTAAAGCCCGTGTTATTGGTGCCCTTACCGACTTTTTAATTGCGGGCGATAGCCCCATTGCCATTATTGATAAAATGGCGTCCGAGGCAATTAAAATTGTTTCGCTGACTATCACTGAAGGTGGGTATAACTTCGACCCCACTACCGGCGAATTTATTGCACAAAATCCTGACGTTCAGCACGATTTAGCCAATCCAGAATCGCCAAAATTAGTGTTTGGCTATTTAACGGCAGCACTTAAAAAGCGTAAAGAAATGGGCATCGCACCTTTTACGGTGATGTCGTGCGATAACATTCAACATAATGGTGATGTACTCAAAGCCATGTTGTTGTCTTATGTTCGTCTTGCGGATACCGATTTTGCTAATTGGGTTGAGGAAAACGTAAGCTTTCCTAATTCAATGGTCGATCGCATTACTCCCGCAACGACTGATGAAGACAAAGCGGCATTAGTTGAATCAGGTATTGAAGACAGCTGGCCTGTAGTATGCGAACCGTTCGATCAATGGATTATTGCTGATAAATTTTGCAATGAACGCCCAGCGTTTGAAGATGTTGGTGCACAGTTTGTAGACAATGTGGCACCTTATGAAAAATTGAAGCTAAGAATGCTAAACGCGGGTCACTCTGTGTTGGGGTTAACGGGTTCACTTGCCGGGCTTGATACAATTCATGAAAGTGTAGCCCAAACGGAACTTCGTTCTCTGCTAGCAACCTTCATGGTAGATGAAGTAATGCCAACCCTAGATCCGGTTGCAGGTATTGATGTTCACGATTACAAAAATATTTTACTAGCACGATTTGCAAATCCGTACATTAAAGATTCACTGTCCAGAATTTGTTTGGAAAGCTCAGCAAAAATTCCTGTGTTTTTGTTACCTACCATTCGTGAGAACTTAGCAAATGGTGGAAAAGTTGATATTAGTGCCCTAATACTTGCAGCGTGGAGTTTCTATTCAGATAAACGCACGTCGCAAAAAGGTACGCCGCTCGTTATTCAAGATCAACTTGCTGATGAATTGCACAATGCTGCTTCACGTTACCAAGATGATGCTTTGTCTTTCTTGAAAGTGACCAGTGTTTTCGGTGATTTAAGCGATGAGGCAGGCTTCACGCCTGTATATCAAGGTTACTTGAGCCGAATTTATAGCGGTGAGTCTATTTTAGAAATAGCTAAATCGCTAACAAGTGCACCAAACGAGCCAGCTCTCGTCTAG
- a CDS encoding alpha/beta fold hydrolase — translation MPLNAVTSHTISIQDHRIYYLERKGQTSNSPLLILFHGFPENAHTWEALINALPPDYHIIAPDLPGYHQSDPLTDRSDYQVPSLVARMKEFVETVSEGRKAILVGHDWGGAIAWPLAAFQPNLFTKLVILNAAHPSTFTQALKTSRAQRKKSEYIKSLVADDAEAVLKQTDFALLKGMLGSALFDGDMPKNAMSKSAMPKNKDHKASPDSYGQRLLRSWRNTPTLSAMLNYYREMPQMAPDEHAPETELSRLRVPVLRVTLPTLVLWGRLDDAFDEGILNGLTVYVPDLRIVYHDTATHWVHREQANWAAKEITDFAT, via the coding sequence ATGCCACTAAACGCAGTAACATCTCACACCATTTCTATTCAAGATCACCGTATATATTATCTAGAAAGAAAAGGGCAAACCTCAAATAGCCCGTTACTTATCTTATTTCATGGATTCCCTGAAAATGCCCATACATGGGAAGCGCTCATCAATGCTTTGCCACCTGATTATCATATTATTGCGCCTGATTTACCGGGCTACCATCAATCAGATCCATTGACAGATAGGAGCGATTACCAAGTTCCTTCCTTGGTTGCTCGTATGAAGGAATTTGTTGAAACAGTTAGCGAAGGTCGAAAAGCGATACTAGTGGGTCACGATTGGGGTGGGGCGATAGCTTGGCCGCTAGCAGCTTTTCAACCTAATTTGTTTACTAAGCTGGTTATTTTAAATGCCGCGCACCCAAGCACTTTCACCCAAGCGCTTAAAACCAGTCGCGCTCAGCGCAAGAAAAGTGAATACATAAAATCGCTAGTGGCAGACGATGCAGAGGCAGTTTTAAAGCAGACCGATTTTGCGTTGCTTAAGGGGATGCTCGGCTCTGCTCTGTTTGACGGAGACATGCCCAAAAACGCGATGTCCAAAAGCGCCATGCCCAAAAATAAAGATCATAAAGCTAGCCCAGATAGCTACGGGCAAAGACTACTTCGTAGTTGGCGCAATACTCCAACATTGTCAGCCATGCTGAACTATTACCGAGAAATGCCACAAATGGCACCCGATGAGCACGCACCTGAAACAGAATTGTCACGCTTACGCGTACCGGTTCTACGCGTCACTTTACCTACATTGGTATTATGGGGGCGTTTAGATGATGCGTTTGATGAAGGTATCTTGAATGGTTTAACAGTGTACGTTCCCGACCTACGAATTGTGTATCACGATACGGCAACACATTGGGTTCACAGAGAGCAAGCGAATTGGGCGGCAAAAGAAATAACTGATTTTGCAACGTAG